In the genome of Deferribacterota bacterium, the window TATTGTAAGAGAAAATTTTGGTGATTTAAAGGATATCCCTATTATAGCTACAGGTTATGGTAGAAAATTAGTAAAACAAACTACTAAGGTAGTTACTGAGATTACATGCCATGCAAAAGGCGTTTTTAAAATCTTTGGTCATGGTGGGACACTACTTGATGTTGGAGGGCAAGATAGTAAGGTTATAGTTATTAACTCTAGTGGTGATGTAGTTGACTTTACGATGAATGATAAATGCGCTGCTGGAACGGGTAGGTTTTTAGAATACACTGCAGGCAGGCTCGGTTATTCAGTAAATGAAATAGGGGAGATTGCAATGAAAACTGAGAATGAGGTTCCAATAACTAGTACTTGTACAGTATTTGCAGAAACTGAGATTATATCAATGATCTCAAGCGGAACTGATATTGCCTTAGTTCTAAAAGGGCTGCACAGATCCCTTATTAAGCGTATAATAGCAATGATAAAAAGTGTTAATTTTATACCACCCCTAATGCTTTCAGGTGGTGTTGCTAATAATGTAGCTATTAGGGAGATGATTGAAGAAGAGATGGGTGAGAAGACTACCTTATCTCCTTACCCACAATTTATGGGCGCCTATGGGGCAGCACTCCTTGGATTAGATAATTCTTAAGCTAAAATAAAATATTTCTGTTACTTGTATTCATTTAATTTAGAACATACTTCTATTATATCTTCTTCCTATAATTTTTAAATATTTTTAAGTAAAAAAGCTTGGCAGTATTTGCCAAGCTTTAATAAGGTTTATACTTAATACATTAAATGTACAGTTAACAAAGTTATTTTGCTAGCTTATAAGATGTCAACTCTTTATGGATTGTTGCCTCAGAATTTGTCATTGCATCCATAAACAAATGTGTATCTTCAGTAACAAAATATCCTAAATCGGGAGCCCAACACCTTGTTGTAGTAATCTTTGTATCTGCTGCTGTAATAAAACTACCTGTATCTGTTTTTAAAACGAACGTAACGGGATAACATTCAAAGGTACCAGCTGGTGTTTTCACAGTTTTTTTAGCCTCAATTTTGGTTTCAATCACACCATTATCTTTTTTATAATTTTTTGATTCATAACTTGAAGCAAGGGAAATACCAGTTTCTGTTAAATTTAAGTAAAAGGGAGTTTCATCTTTGCTTTTGAAGCTCCATCCTTTTTCAAGTGGAAAATGCACAAATATAAACTGCTCTGGATGAAAATATGCTTCTCTATCACCCTTTGAATTTTCTTGATAGTAAAGTGCTAGTGAATTATCTACTATTGCATAATACCAATTAGTAACTACATCATATACCTTGGGTCTAGTTATCTGGATATGGCTTGCGTTATATTTTTCATAATCTGTTAATTCCTTACCTTCTTTCCCCTTAGGATAGATGCTAACTATTCCTTTTACGGTGTGTGTCTCAGTGTAGTTGTCAACATCCATTGGCTCTAAAATTGGGGTTCTACCACCATTATCTCCTTTTGCTGTTACCTGGAAAGTAAAAGTACTTCCCTCTGGTGCTAAATAATCCTTTGCATCTGCAAATAAAATGCCAGTTGTAAGTAAACTAAAGGCACAAACCGTTAAAAATAATCTTTTTAACATATTTACCTCCTATATAATATTTTTTATTTTAAATTATATACCGCATTTATAAAAAAGTAAATAACAAATTTCTAAAAATCAATATATTTAAATTGATATTATATTGTTTAAACAAAAATCTTGCCCTTAGCAGATGGTTTGTCCATAGCTTTTAGTTTACTATGCTTGAGCCTATTTGTTTAAAGCATGTTCTGTATCAATGATTGAAGATTGAAGAAGAGATGGGTGAGGAGATTTTTTTTATCCCCTCACCCAAAATATATGGGAGCATATGAGGCAGCTCTTATTGGATTAGAAAATTCTTAAGCAAAAACTAAAATATTATTATTAATTCTTTTCCTTTTGCTTTTTAGCTTCCTCTTCTCTGAGCTTTCTTCTTAGTACTTTACCAACTATCGTTATTGGCAAATCATCACGAAATTCTATATATTTTGGTCTTTTATATTTTGCAAGATGTTTATCACAGTATTCTCTTATCTC includes:
- a CDS encoding acyl-CoA dehydratase activase is translated as MNKISAFGIDVGSTTTKIVGVDSSGIMVWNYLEQTEPAIEKQLARFFGIVRENFGDLKDIPIIATGYGRKLVKQTTKVVTEITCHAKGVFKIFGHGGTLLDVGGQDSKVIVINSSGDVVDFTMNDKCAAGTGRFLEYTAGRLGYSVNEIGEIAMKTENEVPITSTCTVFAETEIISMISSGTDIALVLKGLHRSLIKRIIAMIKSVNFIPPLMLSGGVANNVAIREMIEEEMGEKTTLSPYPQFMGAYGAALLGLDNS